A genomic region of Miscanthus floridulus cultivar M001 chromosome 3, ASM1932011v1, whole genome shotgun sequence contains the following coding sequences:
- the LOC136547518 gene encoding rhodanese-like/PpiC domain-containing protein 12, chloroplastic isoform X2 yields MLGLRARAAAQLPRPSPSPSSAPVASLSLARLACASPLAALAPLASAPPSARATQPASLSARWAAPMRPGGTGGPSRPTTRVLCTAAGSVQREGKELLVQHLLVGEKDVRLLVDLEKSIIAGGADLSDLAVEHSLCPSKENGGMLGCSLNFQTCIGQVPEFEEAAFSAPLNKVVRCKTKFGWHLLQVLAERDQCVLQDIDPEELHTKMQDPSFLEEAQLIDVREPDEVVKASLPGFKVLPLRQFGTWGPVMTDEFNPQKDTYVLCHHGMRSMQVAKWLQSQGFKKVYNVAGGIHAYAVKADSSIPTY; encoded by the exons ATGCTTGGTCTTCGCGCCCGCGCAGCGGCGCAGCTCCCGCGCCCGTCCCCATCTCCCTCCTCCGCTCCTGTGGCGTCGCTCTCGCTCGCGAGGCTTGCGTGCGCCTCCCCGCTCGCCGCCCTCGCGCCTCTGGCGTCCGCACCGCCGTCGGCGAGGGCGACTCAGCCGGCCTCTCTCTCCGCCAGGTGGGCCGCGCCCATGCGTCCCGGGGGAACCGGTGGCCCCTCCAGGCCAACCACACGCG TTCTCTGCACTGCCGCCGGCAGCGTCCAAAGAGAGGGGAAAGAATTGCTAGTTCAGCACTTGCTTGTTGGTGAAAAGGATGTCAGGCTTCTGGTTGATCTCGAAAAGAGTATCATTGCAGGAG GAGCAGACTTGAGTGATTTGGCTGTGGAGCACTCCTTATGTCCATCCAAAGAAAATGGTGGTATGCTCGG TTGTAGTTTGAACTTTCAAACTTGCATTGGGCAAGTACCAGAATTTGAGGAGGCAGCATTTAGTGCTCCTTTGAACAAAGTTGTACGATGTAAGAcaaaatttggatggcatctattGCAAGTTCTTGCTGAGAG GGATCAATGCGTACTGCAAGACATTGACCCAGAAGAGCTTCACACAAAAATGCAAGACCCTAGTTTTCTCGAAGAGGCTCAATTGATTGATGTTCGGGAGCCTGATGAAGT GGTGAAAGCTTCACTTCCAGGCTTCAAAGTTCTACCACTCCGCCAATTTGGGACCTGGGGACCAGTTATGACAGACGAGTTTAATCCTCAAAAGGACACTTATGTTCTG tGCCACCATGGCATGCGCTCGATGCAGGTGGCTAAATGGTTGCAGTCACAG GGTTTCAAAAAAGTTTACAATGTCGCAGGTGGAATTCATGCCTATGCGGTTAAAGCCGACTCCTCCATCCCAACGTATTAG
- the LOC136547518 gene encoding rhodanese-like/PpiC domain-containing protein 12, chloroplastic isoform X4 produces MLGLRARAAAQLPRPSPSPSSAPVASLSLARLACASPLAALAPLASAPPSARATQPASLSARWAAPMRPGGTGGPSRPTTRVLCTAAGSVQREGKELLVQHLLVGEKDVRLLVDLEKSIIAGGADLSDLAVEHSLCPSKENGGMLGCSLNFQTCIGQVPEFEEAAFSAPLNKVVRCKTKFGWHLLQVLAERDQCVLQDIDPEELHTKMQDPSFLEEAQLIDVREPDEVVKASLPGFKVLPLRQFGTWGPVMTDEFNPQKDTYVLGFKKVYNVAGGIHAYAVKADSSIPTY; encoded by the exons ATGCTTGGTCTTCGCGCCCGCGCAGCGGCGCAGCTCCCGCGCCCGTCCCCATCTCCCTCCTCCGCTCCTGTGGCGTCGCTCTCGCTCGCGAGGCTTGCGTGCGCCTCCCCGCTCGCCGCCCTCGCGCCTCTGGCGTCCGCACCGCCGTCGGCGAGGGCGACTCAGCCGGCCTCTCTCTCCGCCAGGTGGGCCGCGCCCATGCGTCCCGGGGGAACCGGTGGCCCCTCCAGGCCAACCACACGCG TTCTCTGCACTGCCGCCGGCAGCGTCCAAAGAGAGGGGAAAGAATTGCTAGTTCAGCACTTGCTTGTTGGTGAAAAGGATGTCAGGCTTCTGGTTGATCTCGAAAAGAGTATCATTGCAGGAG GAGCAGACTTGAGTGATTTGGCTGTGGAGCACTCCTTATGTCCATCCAAAGAAAATGGTGGTATGCTCGG TTGTAGTTTGAACTTTCAAACTTGCATTGGGCAAGTACCAGAATTTGAGGAGGCAGCATTTAGTGCTCCTTTGAACAAAGTTGTACGATGTAAGAcaaaatttggatggcatctattGCAAGTTCTTGCTGAGAG GGATCAATGCGTACTGCAAGACATTGACCCAGAAGAGCTTCACACAAAAATGCAAGACCCTAGTTTTCTCGAAGAGGCTCAATTGATTGATGTTCGGGAGCCTGATGAAGT GGTGAAAGCTTCACTTCCAGGCTTCAAAGTTCTACCACTCCGCCAATTTGGGACCTGGGGACCAGTTATGACAGACGAGTTTAATCCTCAAAAGGACACTTATGTTCTG GGTTTCAAAAAAGTTTACAATGTCGCAGGTGGAATTCATGCCTATGCGGTTAAAGCCGACTCCTCCATCCCAACGTATTAG
- the LOC136547518 gene encoding rhodanese-like/PpiC domain-containing protein 12, chloroplastic isoform X5 yields MLGLRARAAAQLPRPSPSPSSAPVASLSLARLACASPLAALAPLASAPPSARATQPASLSARWAAPMRPGGTGGPSRPTTRVLCTAAGSVQREGKELLVQHLLVGEKDVRLLVDLEKSIIAGGADLSDLAVEHSLCPSKENGGMLGWVRRGQMVPEFEEAAFSAPLNKVVRCKTKFGWHLLQVLAERDQCVLQDIDPEELHTKMQDPSFLEEAQLIDVREPDEVVKASLPGFKVLPLRQFGTWGPVMTDEFNPQKDTYVLCHHGMRSMQVAKWLQSQGFKKVYNVAGGIHAYAVKADSSIPTY; encoded by the exons ATGCTTGGTCTTCGCGCCCGCGCAGCGGCGCAGCTCCCGCGCCCGTCCCCATCTCCCTCCTCCGCTCCTGTGGCGTCGCTCTCGCTCGCGAGGCTTGCGTGCGCCTCCCCGCTCGCCGCCCTCGCGCCTCTGGCGTCCGCACCGCCGTCGGCGAGGGCGACTCAGCCGGCCTCTCTCTCCGCCAGGTGGGCCGCGCCCATGCGTCCCGGGGGAACCGGTGGCCCCTCCAGGCCAACCACACGCG TTCTCTGCACTGCCGCCGGCAGCGTCCAAAGAGAGGGGAAAGAATTGCTAGTTCAGCACTTGCTTGTTGGTGAAAAGGATGTCAGGCTTCTGGTTGATCTCGAAAAGAGTATCATTGCAGGAG GAGCAGACTTGAGTGATTTGGCTGTGGAGCACTCCTTATGTCCATCCAAAGAAAATGGTGGTATGCTCGGGTGGGTTCGAAGGGGACAGATGGTAC CAGAATTTGAGGAGGCAGCATTTAGTGCTCCTTTGAACAAAGTTGTACGATGTAAGAcaaaatttggatggcatctattGCAAGTTCTTGCTGAGAG GGATCAATGCGTACTGCAAGACATTGACCCAGAAGAGCTTCACACAAAAATGCAAGACCCTAGTTTTCTCGAAGAGGCTCAATTGATTGATGTTCGGGAGCCTGATGAAGT GGTGAAAGCTTCACTTCCAGGCTTCAAAGTTCTACCACTCCGCCAATTTGGGACCTGGGGACCAGTTATGACAGACGAGTTTAATCCTCAAAAGGACACTTATGTTCTG tGCCACCATGGCATGCGCTCGATGCAGGTGGCTAAATGGTTGCAGTCACAG GGTTTCAAAAAAGTTTACAATGTCGCAGGTGGAATTCATGCCTATGCGGTTAAAGCCGACTCCTCCATCCCAACGTATTAG
- the LOC136547518 gene encoding rhodanese-like/PpiC domain-containing protein 12, chloroplastic isoform X1, translating into MLGLRARAAAQLPRPSPSPSSAPVASLSLARLACASPLAALAPLASAPPSARATQPASLSARWAAPMRPGGTGGPSRPTTRVLCTAAGSVQREGKELLVQHLLVGEKDVRLLVDLEKSIIAGGADLSDLAVEHSLCPSKENGGMLGCSLNFQTCIGQVPEFEEAAFSAPLNKVVRCKTKFGWHLLQVLAERDQCVLQDIDPEELHTKMQDPSFLEEAQLIDVREPDEVVKASLPGFKVLPLRQFGTWGPVMTDEFNPQKDTYVLCHHGMRSMQVAKWLQSQVIGVLTLLQKGFQKSLQCRRWNSCLCG; encoded by the exons ATGCTTGGTCTTCGCGCCCGCGCAGCGGCGCAGCTCCCGCGCCCGTCCCCATCTCCCTCCTCCGCTCCTGTGGCGTCGCTCTCGCTCGCGAGGCTTGCGTGCGCCTCCCCGCTCGCCGCCCTCGCGCCTCTGGCGTCCGCACCGCCGTCGGCGAGGGCGACTCAGCCGGCCTCTCTCTCCGCCAGGTGGGCCGCGCCCATGCGTCCCGGGGGAACCGGTGGCCCCTCCAGGCCAACCACACGCG TTCTCTGCACTGCCGCCGGCAGCGTCCAAAGAGAGGGGAAAGAATTGCTAGTTCAGCACTTGCTTGTTGGTGAAAAGGATGTCAGGCTTCTGGTTGATCTCGAAAAGAGTATCATTGCAGGAG GAGCAGACTTGAGTGATTTGGCTGTGGAGCACTCCTTATGTCCATCCAAAGAAAATGGTGGTATGCTCGG TTGTAGTTTGAACTTTCAAACTTGCATTGGGCAAGTACCAGAATTTGAGGAGGCAGCATTTAGTGCTCCTTTGAACAAAGTTGTACGATGTAAGAcaaaatttggatggcatctattGCAAGTTCTTGCTGAGAG GGATCAATGCGTACTGCAAGACATTGACCCAGAAGAGCTTCACACAAAAATGCAAGACCCTAGTTTTCTCGAAGAGGCTCAATTGATTGATGTTCGGGAGCCTGATGAAGT GGTGAAAGCTTCACTTCCAGGCTTCAAAGTTCTACCACTCCGCCAATTTGGGACCTGGGGACCAGTTATGACAGACGAGTTTAATCCTCAAAAGGACACTTATGTTCTG tGCCACCATGGCATGCGCTCGATGCAGGTGGCTAAATGGTTGCAGTCACAGGTAATTGGTGTACTCACACTCCTGCAAAAGG GGTTTCAAAAAAGTTTACAATGTCGCAGGTGGAATTCATGCCTATGCGGTTAA
- the LOC136547518 gene encoding rhodanese-like/PpiC domain-containing protein 12, chloroplastic isoform X3, with protein sequence MLGLRARAAAQLPRPSPSPSSAPVASLSLARLACASPLAALAPLASAPPSARATQPASLSARWAAPMRPGGTGGPSRPTTRVLCTAAGSVQREGKELLVQHLLVGEKDVRLLVDLEKSIIAGGADLSDLAVEHSLCPSKENGGMLGWVRRGQMVPEFEEAAFSAPLNKVVRCKTKFGWHLLQVLAERDQCVLQDIDPEELHTKMQDPSFLEEAQLIDVREPDEVVKASLPGFKVLPLRQFGTWGPVMTDEFNPQKDTYVLCHHGMRSMQVAKWLQSQVIGVLTLLQKGFQKSLQCRRWNSCLCG encoded by the exons ATGCTTGGTCTTCGCGCCCGCGCAGCGGCGCAGCTCCCGCGCCCGTCCCCATCTCCCTCCTCCGCTCCTGTGGCGTCGCTCTCGCTCGCGAGGCTTGCGTGCGCCTCCCCGCTCGCCGCCCTCGCGCCTCTGGCGTCCGCACCGCCGTCGGCGAGGGCGACTCAGCCGGCCTCTCTCTCCGCCAGGTGGGCCGCGCCCATGCGTCCCGGGGGAACCGGTGGCCCCTCCAGGCCAACCACACGCG TTCTCTGCACTGCCGCCGGCAGCGTCCAAAGAGAGGGGAAAGAATTGCTAGTTCAGCACTTGCTTGTTGGTGAAAAGGATGTCAGGCTTCTGGTTGATCTCGAAAAGAGTATCATTGCAGGAG GAGCAGACTTGAGTGATTTGGCTGTGGAGCACTCCTTATGTCCATCCAAAGAAAATGGTGGTATGCTCGGGTGGGTTCGAAGGGGACAGATGGTAC CAGAATTTGAGGAGGCAGCATTTAGTGCTCCTTTGAACAAAGTTGTACGATGTAAGAcaaaatttggatggcatctattGCAAGTTCTTGCTGAGAG GGATCAATGCGTACTGCAAGACATTGACCCAGAAGAGCTTCACACAAAAATGCAAGACCCTAGTTTTCTCGAAGAGGCTCAATTGATTGATGTTCGGGAGCCTGATGAAGT GGTGAAAGCTTCACTTCCAGGCTTCAAAGTTCTACCACTCCGCCAATTTGGGACCTGGGGACCAGTTATGACAGACGAGTTTAATCCTCAAAAGGACACTTATGTTCTG tGCCACCATGGCATGCGCTCGATGCAGGTGGCTAAATGGTTGCAGTCACAGGTAATTGGTGTACTCACACTCCTGCAAAAGG GGTTTCAAAAAAGTTTACAATGTCGCAGGTGGAATTCATGCCTATGCGGTTAA